From Nitrososphaerales archaeon, one genomic window encodes:
- a CDS encoding MarR family winged helix-turn-helix transcriptional regulator gives MPKAVKKAKPRAKPVRKPAPKPVKKQVPKKEKVKQKAPPQPVERTEEELVDLTSRVYKLVVERGKDGVLQSEIWKELGLTSRDGSRLAIRLERRGLIGRVKVLEEGRWTYKLTPLRFPTDMASIEKAPCIVCQYEPKCSIDGEVSPYICPWIGPWVIGESKEPKAPVEAESVQLR, from the coding sequence ATGCCGAAGGCAGTGAAGAAGGCCAAGCCCCGCGCGAAGCCTGTCCGGAAGCCAGCCCCGAAGCCTGTCAAGAAGCAGGTCCCCAAGAAGGAGAAGGTCAAGCAGAAGGCCCCGCCTCAGCCGGTGGAGAGGACCGAGGAGGAGCTCGTGGACCTGACGTCGAGGGTCTACAAACTCGTTGTGGAGAGGGGCAAGGACGGCGTGCTTCAGAGCGAGATCTGGAAAGAGCTCGGCCTCACTAGCAGGGACGGCTCCAGGCTCGCAATTAGGCTCGAACGGAGGGGCCTGATAGGGAGGGTAAAGGTCCTCGAGGAGGGAAGATGGACGTACAAGCTGACCCCGCTCCGCTTCCCCACGGACATGGCCTCAATAGAGAAGGCGCCGTGCATAGTTTGCCAGTACGAGCCGAAGTGCTCCATAGACGGGGAGGTCAGTCCATACATCTGCCCCTGGATCGGCCCATGGGTGATTGGGGAGTCGAAGGAGCCCAAGGCCCCGGTCGAAGCCGAGTCTGTCCAACTGAGATAG
- a CDS encoding transcription factor IIB has protein sequence MNELSLWSKREDGFRTYCPVCGNTLIGDTEKGERVCPTCGYVTSAPADEGPEWKAIDLEEKSKRVRVGSPTTLALHDMGLSTEISRSMRDSHGKYLDPAMRATVEKMRKWQSRTRTINSEERGLSNVLSKISELCDALNLPDNVAETAAQIYRTSVRMKVAKSKSILGMTAATVYLACRKCGVSRTLKEVARAANMEKGSVARYFRLVLKEVEKEYVPPPSVEKYISKLINMAKIDPRVEHLALNLSRKTNDSKISSGKAPAGLAAAYVYLSSVMIGEHLPQREVAEFAEVTEVTVRNRCREILDNYVIRQEFGS, from the coding sequence ATGAACGAGTTGAGCCTCTGGAGCAAACGAGAAGACGGTTTCAGGACCTACTGCCCTGTCTGCGGGAACACGCTCATCGGCGACACGGAGAAGGGCGAGCGGGTCTGCCCGACGTGCGGGTACGTCACATCGGCCCCGGCCGACGAGGGCCCAGAATGGAAGGCGATTGACCTTGAGGAGAAGAGCAAGCGGGTTAGAGTCGGCTCACCCACGACACTCGCGCTTCACGACATGGGCCTTTCCACGGAGATCAGCAGGTCGATGCGCGATTCTCACGGGAAGTACCTGGACCCTGCGATGCGTGCCACGGTGGAGAAGATGCGGAAGTGGCAGAGCCGCACGCGAACCATAAACAGCGAGGAGAGGGGGCTCTCCAACGTGCTCTCGAAGATAAGCGAGCTCTGCGACGCTCTCAACCTCCCGGACAACGTGGCCGAGACTGCCGCTCAGATCTACCGCACCTCAGTCAGGATGAAGGTGGCGAAGAGCAAGTCCATCCTAGGGATGACGGCGGCGACCGTCTACCTAGCTTGCAGGAAGTGCGGGGTGTCCAGGACCCTCAAGGAGGTCGCTCGTGCTGCAAACATGGAGAAGGGGAGCGTTGCGCGGTACTTCAGGCTCGTCCTGAAGGAGGTCGAGAAGGAGTATGTGCCTCCGCCCTCGGTCGAGAAGTACATCTCCAAGCTCATCAACATGGCCAAGATCGACCCGAGGGTCGAGCACCTCGCGCTGAACCTCTCCAGGAAGACGAATGACTCGAAGATCTCTAGCGGGAAGGCTCCCGCTGGTCTGGCTGCGGCATACGTCTACCTCTCCTCGGTCATGATAGGAGAGCACCTACCACAGCGCGAGGTCGCCGAGTTCGCAGAGGTCACCGAGGTCACGGTCCGCAACAGATGTCGGGAGATTCTGGACAACTACGTCATCAGGCAGGAGTTCGGTTCATAA
- a CDS encoding Gar1/Naf1 family protein: MMNSLLQVGVILHQAKSGRLIVLLSREVKPGTSILDNKGKKLGRIVELIGPVRSPYASVSVATSRLGKDGDPAFVE; encoded by the coding sequence ATGATGAATTCCTTGCTTCAAGTTGGCGTTATTCTTCACCAAGCCAAGAGTGGGCGGCTGATTGTCCTCCTCTCGAGGGAAGTCAAGCCGGGCACTTCAATTCTGGACAACAAGGGTAAGAAGCTGGGCAGAATCGTAGAGCTAATCGGGCCTGTGAGGTCACCTTACGCTTCGGTCAGCGTTGCAACGAGCCGTCTCGGCAAGGACGGAGACCCAGCCTTCGTGGAGTGA
- a CDS encoding 30S ribosomal protein S8e yields the protein MTRALENLAKRKSTGGRYIPSRDRRAFERDGYAIEPLVGATTKRLSRTRGGRVSVGLVTADTANVADSTGKVTKSKILRVKQSPANRDYGRRGVITKGAVIETEAGEAKITSRPTDDGVVNAVLTKKK from the coding sequence ATGACACGGGCCTTGGAGAACCTGGCAAAGAGGAAGTCGACGGGCGGAAGATACATTCCCAGCAGGGACAGACGCGCGTTCGAGAGGGACGGCTATGCCATAGAGCCGCTCGTCGGGGCGACGACCAAACGCCTTTCGAGGACGAGGGGAGGGAGGGTCTCCGTGGGCTTGGTCACGGCAGACACGGCGAACGTCGCCGACTCGACTGGAAAGGTAACGAAGTCAAAGATCCTCAGAGTCAAGCAGAGCCCTGCCAACCGAGACTACGGGAGGCGAGGCGTGATTACGAAGGGTGCAGTGATAGAGACAGAGGCCGGCGAGGCGAAGATCACTTCAAGGCCCACAGACGACGGCGTAGTAAACGCGGTCCTGACAAAGAAGAAATGA
- a CDS encoding transposase has product MRSTISVKFCYRPSADLSSLFEDFRLMCNDAIGIALKENPKNRFGLIESAYPRLKEYGLHTHYILSACEVAYSVYRNKNRKSDPYIEQAFIKLDNQTYTLNHLLLRIPIRPREFVHLTLQGSDYHLSFIEEPTLKRGSVTITDRTISLAVSKEVVAIEPLGNVGIDVNERNVTASDTLGNTKVYDTSQVAEVRETYRAIKAKIGHRTRQDRRVGQRLYSKYGKREKDRTIQALHRVSKAIVEHARNNRLGIRMEKLKGIRKLYRKGNGQGTSYRGRMNSWTFHEVQRQVEYKAAWLGVPVSYVNPRGTSRNCAKCHSRMESLEDRRMLCPCGRVWDRDVNASRNIMMACAVPQARSPKGSSEGERDDDGSNPQSRLVEVRSSS; this is encoded by the coding sequence ATGCGGTCAACCATCTCTGTCAAGTTCTGCTATCGGCCCTCTGCCGACCTCTCCTCTCTTTTCGAGGACTTCCGCCTGATGTGCAACGACGCCATTGGAATCGCCCTCAAAGAGAACCCGAAGAATAGGTTTGGGCTCATCGAGTCGGCTTATCCCCGCCTGAAGGAATACGGCCTCCACACCCACTACATCCTCTCTGCCTGCGAGGTGGCCTACTCGGTCTATCGCAACAAGAATCGAAAATCCGACCCGTACATCGAGCAAGCGTTCATCAAGCTGGACAACCAGACCTACACTCTGAACCATCTTCTGCTGAGAATCCCAATCAGGCCAAGAGAATTCGTCCATCTCACGCTCCAAGGTTCCGACTATCACCTCTCCTTCATCGAAGAACCGACTCTCAAGAGGGGTTCTGTGACAATCACTGACCGCACAATCAGTTTGGCCGTCTCGAAAGAGGTTGTCGCCATCGAGCCTCTGGGAAACGTCGGAATCGACGTGAACGAGAGAAACGTCACCGCGTCTGACACTCTCGGCAACACAAAGGTCTATGATACATCTCAGGTAGCGGAGGTCAGAGAGACCTACCGAGCTATCAAGGCGAAGATAGGCCACAGAACCAGACAGGACAGAAGGGTCGGCCAGAGACTCTACTCCAAATACGGCAAGCGCGAGAAGGACAGAACCATCCAAGCCCTCCACAGGGTCTCGAAGGCCATAGTCGAACACGCCCGGAATAACCGTCTTGGAATCAGGATGGAGAAGCTGAAAGGAATCAGGAAGCTGTATCGGAAAGGGAACGGTCAGGGAACATCATACAGAGGAAGGATGAATTCATGGACTTTCCACGAAGTCCAGAGGCAAGTGGAATACAAGGCGGCATGGCTCGGCGTGCCCGTCTCCTACGTCAATCCGAGAGGCACGTCCCGAAACTGTGCAAAATGTCACTCCCGCATGGAGTCGCTTGAGGACAGAAGGATGCTCTGCCCTTGCGGTCGGGTCTGGGATAGGGACGTGAACGCCTCAAGAAACATCATGATGGCCTGCGCGGTTCCGCAGGCTCGGTCACCAAAGGGAAGCAGTGAAGGGGAACGAGACGACGATGGCTCCAATCCTCAGAGCAGATTGGTGGAAGTCAGGTCTTCTTCTTGA
- a CDS encoding SMC-Scp complex subunit ScpB — MSETQEEQPSKEMTAKVEAALYASGRPLDAEELARVAGTTSQRKAVMVAREIAKTVNGSLKAVEVVEYSGPRFAMQLKAEYTQVARKFATRPLLTLGATRTLSFIAYFQPIHTSELVLKRSSNVYQHLRELADVGFVVGERVGRSKVYKTTPRFADYFGLSTDLAAMKKQLEAKNLALR, encoded by the coding sequence TTGAGTGAAACCCAGGAAGAGCAGCCGTCGAAGGAGATGACGGCAAAGGTGGAGGCCGCGCTCTACGCTTCCGGAAGACCCCTCGACGCAGAGGAACTGGCCAGGGTTGCTGGCACGACGTCGCAGAGAAAGGCTGTGATGGTCGCGAGAGAGATAGCAAAGACTGTCAACGGAAGCCTGAAGGCGGTCGAGGTGGTCGAATACTCTGGCCCGAGGTTCGCGATGCAGCTGAAGGCTGAGTACACCCAGGTCGCCAGGAAGTTCGCGACCAGGCCATTGCTCACTCTCGGGGCTACTAGGACTCTGTCCTTCATAGCCTACTTCCAACCGATCCACACGAGCGAGCTTGTGTTGAAGCGGTCCTCGAACGTCTACCAGCATCTCAGGGAGCTGGCAGACGTGGGTTTCGTAGTCGGAGAACGGGTCGGCAGGAGCAAGGTGTACAAGACAACGCCCAGGTTTGCAGATTACTTCGGGCTGAGCACGGACCTGGCAGCGATGAAGAAGCAGCTCGAAGCCAAGAACCTGGCCCTAAGGTAG